The genomic DNA AAAACAAACGCATTCTTAATTTATAGTTTGCTAAATATCAATGCGTTCTATGCTATCTTTTTTCAGAGAACTTAATTCATTGGGAATGTGATTGATTATGCTATTGGTCATGGCGTCTATAATATGTTCCTTTAAAAATGTTCGACTATGCACCAGACTTATCTCTCTAGTAGGAACAGGACTTTTGAATTTTTTTAATTGGTGATTTTTTTCTTGTTCGGTTAAATCAAGGCTTGCAAGGTGGGGTATAAGCGTGTAGCCATCACCGTTACGGATTAGGTTTTTTAAAGTTTCAAGGTTGCCACTGTCAAAGTGAACATTATTTAAAACTTCACGTTTGTTTTTAAATGCACAAACTTTAATAACTTGCTCTCTAAAACAATGCCCTTCATCTAGAAGCCAAATAGGGTGGTCTTGTAGCTGTGTTTCTGACACAGTTTTTTTGTTAATCAAAGGGTGATGCTTAGACATAAAAGCATAAAACGGTTCATAAAATAAACTGCGCTCAATAATTTTATCGTCATACAATGGCGTCACCAAAAGCCCACCATCAAGTTGATCATCATAAAGCTTTTCTATAATATCTTCTGTTTTGTACTCGCTGATGGTCAGGTCTACTTTAGGATAATTATTTGAAAAACTTTTGATAAATAAAGGTAGGATGTACGGAGATAAGGTAGGAATGACACCAAGATGAAATGACCCACTAAGTTCTGCGCTTTGGGCATGAATATCCAACAGCTTTTTATGTTCTGATATGACTTTTCTTGCTTGTTCAATCACTTCTTGACCAAGCTGTGTGACTTTTATAGGTGATTTAGAGCGGTCAAAAATAATGATGTCCAGTTCATCTTCTGCTTTTTGAACTTGGGCAGATAGGGACGGTTGGCTGACAAAGCATGACTTTGCAGCTCTTCCAAAGTGTTTATGTTTTGCAACAGCTAAAATGTATTCAAGTTGACTCAAACTAGGCATTTTTGTAATGTACTTTTTGTAATTAAAATGTCAATTTTAATAGTTTAAAACTATTGATTAATAGATCTAAAGTGTTGGATAAATATTAAGCTTTGTTGCATATTAGAACTTAACAAAGCTAATGCAATAAATATGGAGGTTGCAATGATTGAATTAAATGAAGATAACTTACAAAGTGTTATCGATGAGCATAAGCAAGTCATTGTACAGTACGGAGCTACTTGGTGCGGAAACTGTAGAATGATTAAACCAAAATTTAAAAAACTTGCTGAAGCAACACAAGGCATAGCCTTTGTTTATGTTGATGCAGAAAAGTATCCAAACTCAAGAAAATTAGCTGCAGTAGATAATTTACCGACATTTGCTGCGTTTAAAGATGGGAAACTCTTAAAGCAAGATCAAGGTAACAAAATTGATGTGGTGGAAGGGTTAGTCAATGAAGTTACCAGTCATTAAGTCCTTGACTGAATTTATCGGTCAACATGATGAGGATTATGTTAATGAATGCATTGAAGTATTGGAGCATGTTTCTCAGGCTAAAGGTCTAAGTGATGAAGAACTTGATACCATTGGAGAGTTACTTTCCAACATGTATGGATCTTTAGAAGTTTCAAAGATGGTCAAAGAGGGAAAATCTGATAAAGATGCTTTGAACCATTTTATGAAAAGAGTCGTAGGCTCAATAGATAAGTAAGAAACCAGAGGAAAAGAAGGTTTATCCTGAGTTTTCCCCGGGTGGGTTGAATTGGTTCAAAACGACGTTTTTGGACCAAGAAGGGGGGAGAGATCCTCCCTTTATAAAAACAGAGTCGTAGGCTCTATAGATAAATAAAACAAAAAAGGAGTTAAAAATATGTCAAGATTAGTAGGTAACCAAGCCCCAGATTTTTCAGAACAGGCCTTGGTCAATGGTGAAATAGGAAATGTTTCTTTAAAAGACTTTTCAGGTAAATGGAAAATTTTATTCTTTTATCCTTTGGATTTTACATTTGTATGTCCAACCGAGATTGTTGCTTTTTCTGATGCTGCTGAAAAATTCAGAGAAAAAAACTGTGAACTGATTGCTTGTTCAGTAGACTCTGTTTTTTCACACTTGGCTTGGACACAACAAGATAGAAATGACGGTGGTTTAGGTGATGTCAACTTCCCAATCATTGCGGATATCAATAAAAAAATAGCCAGTGACTATGAAGTACTGACTGACGGTGGTGTTGCATTGAGGGGCTTGTTTTTAATTGATGATCAAAATGTGATTCAGCACGCAACCATCAACAACCTTTCTGTAGGAAGAAATGTTGATGAAGCTTTACGTTTATTAGCGGCTTATCAGTACACTGCTGAAAAAGGTGAAGTTTGCCCAGCAAACTGGACTGAAGGTGATGATAGCATGAAGCCAGATCCACAAGGCTCAAAAGAGTGGTTTAATAAACACAAATAAGCCCATTAGTTAACTTATATAGAATAATAAAAAAGAGCCTTTAAAAGGCTCTTTTTTTGTTTTTGGGACGTAAACTCTATTTTTTGACAGAACTGAGGTGAAAAAAAGATAAATAAACAATAATAATGTTTTATAAAAAATGAGATTGTATTAAAAAAAATTATATGTTATTTCAAATACTAGGGGAAATTTAATGATTTTAAAGGTGTGTTTACGTAGAATTTTTTTAACAAGTTTATTTCTATTTTTTGCAAGCGTTTATGCACAAAAAGATATAAGAGTCGTGGCCTTTGATGATCTTGCAATAGAAAAATATGGGCCTGTCAAAGTGCTTTTATATCTTGCTAACACAATTCATCAGGTTAAGTCTGGCGATATTATTTTTGATGTCAGCTTGTGGGAGCCCATAAACTTTGAAAACTATCTAGAAGATCCTAGTAAACGTCAAACGGTTCTAGATTATCAGAATGTCCAGCGAGTTTTTTTTGAAAATATAGAAATTTTTTGTAAACAAGCACTAATGGGTGAAAAGTTTTTTATTACAGCCCCAGGTAATATTCTTTTTTATGAACAAGCTTACTCATTATACCTAAAAAGTTTAAAAAATTTAGGATTAAAAGAAGAGTTGCCAGACTGCATAGAGTTTACTTATGCTAAAGGCTATGAAAAAATAATGAATATAGATGGATACTTAAGCAATCATACCACAATAGTAAAACTTGAAAACACTGACCTTCAGCATATGGCTTTTGCAGTGAATAGATTGGTGTGGAGAGAGCAAGGTTCAAACTCAATAAAAAATGGAGTCGAAAGAGAGCTGTTGTTAGAATACGATTTGATTAATCAAGAAGAATATTATGACGAAAACTATTTTCCCCAACACAAAGCAATTGCTTTATCAGAAATAACAGAAGCAAATCTAATCAATGCAGATGTTACCATTTTTGCTTCCCATTCACCAAATAGAGACTCTTTTATGGGGAAAGTTGAGGGTAAGATCTATAAATCGCAATGGTGTCCAGGTTACTTATTAATAATCCTGGGTATTCAATTGGCTGCTCAGATATAAAAATTTTATAAGTTTTTTACTCGTTCTACTGTAAGAATGCCTTTAAGTTCACCAATTGATTTAATTAAATTATTAAGTTGGTTGGTGTTTTGGATAGAGACATCAAAATAGCATATAGCTTTGTTGTCCGCCGTGGTTTTTATAGATGCGTGAGAAATATTGCCTCCAGATTTTGAAATCTGCTGCGAAACATCCGCTAAAATGCCTACGGTATCTGTGGTAATCACTCTTATACGAACAATGCGCTTGCTACCAGCAATGCTATCTGCCCAAGCCACATGAATTTTTCTTTCATCATCCGTTTCTAAAATCATATAACAGTCACTTTTATGAATGGTTACCCCTCGGCCTCTGGTAATAAAACCAACAATGGCATCTCCGGGTAAGGGTGTACAACATTTACCATATCTAACAACAATACTATCTTCTCCACCCACTTGAATGGGCGCAGATGTTTCTTGATTGATGGCTTGTGAGGAAACGTTTTGATGGACTTTGCCTAGTTTTTTAAAGGTCTTTTCTGGATTAAGCAACTGTGTATATTTTTCAACCACGACTTGCGGATGAATTTTTCCATAGCCCACAGCTAACAGCAATTCATCTTCATTGCCTAAACGCAACTCCTTCAGTGTTGCGGAAAAAAGATCATTATCAAGAACACTTTCAAAACGTTCTTTGTGTTTTCTAAATTCA from Oligoflexia bacterium includes the following:
- a CDS encoding thioredoxin family protein; the protein is MIELNEDNLQSVIDEHKQVIVQYGATWCGNCRMIKPKFKKLAEATQGIAFVYVDAEKYPNSRKLAAVDNLPTFAAFKDGKLLKQDQGNKIDVVEGLVNEVTSH
- a CDS encoding LysR substrate-binding domain-containing protein — its product is MPSLSQLEYILAVAKHKHFGRAAKSCFVSQPSLSAQVQKAEDELDIIIFDRSKSPIKVTQLGQEVIEQARKVISEHKKLLDIHAQSAELSGSFHLGVIPTLSPYILPLFIKSFSNNYPKVDLTISEYKTEDIIEKLYDDQLDGGLLVTPLYDDKIIERSLFYEPFYAFMSKHHPLINKKTVSETQLQDHPIWLLDEGHCFREQVIKVCAFKNKREVLNNVHFDSGNLETLKNLIRNGDGYTLIPHLASLDLTEQEKNHQLKKFKSPVPTREISLVHSRTFLKEHIIDAMTNSIINHIPNELSSLKKDSIERIDI
- a CDS encoding peroxiredoxin, with protein sequence MSRLVGNQAPDFSEQALVNGEIGNVSLKDFSGKWKILFFYPLDFTFVCPTEIVAFSDAAEKFREKNCELIACSVDSVFSHLAWTQQDRNDGGLGDVNFPIIADINKKIASDYEVLTDGGVALRGLFLIDDQNVIQHATINNLSVGRNVDEALRLLAAYQYTAEKGEVCPANWTEGDDSMKPDPQGSKEWFNKHK